A genomic segment from Scomber japonicus isolate fScoJap1 chromosome 11, fScoJap1.pri, whole genome shotgun sequence encodes:
- the ecrg4a gene encoding augurin-A — MMASQQLCLRLLGAAALLTLFAPRDVSSDGSSLHKILRRRDVAGAGTASSKSSIAVPPSKAQEFLAKLSRTKRNIWDRSRPDVQQWIMQFMYMGYDEQRLEADLSYWMDHARSNDQGRQHHYDENSPIAPRDTSSYRHGANVNYDYY; from the exons ATGATGGCATCTCAGCAGCTCTGTTTGAGGCTATTGGGGGCAGCTGCATTGCTGACTTTATTTGCTCCTCGAG ATGTATCCAGTGATGGAAGCAGCTTGCACAAGATCTTAAGGAGAAGAGATG TGGCAGGGGCTGGTACTGCCTCCTCAAAATCCTCCATCGCTGTCCCTCCGTCCAAGGCTCAGGAGTTCCTGGCAAAGCTGAGCAGGACCAAAAGGAACATTTGGGATCGCAGCAGACCAGATGTACAGCAGTGGATTATGCAGTTTATGTACATGGGCTATGATGAACAG AGGCTGGAGGCTGACTTATCATACTGGATGGACCACGCGCGCTCCAATGACCAAGGGCGTCAGCATCACTATGATGAAAACTCCCCGATTGCACCACGTGACACTTCGTCGTACAGACATGGGGCTAATGTCAACTATGACTATTATTAA